Proteins encoded together in one Rhipicephalus sanguineus isolate Rsan-2018 chromosome 9, BIME_Rsan_1.4, whole genome shotgun sequence window:
- the LOC119405693 gene encoding THAP domain-containing protein 5-like has protein sequence MGACSAVGCSNSLKKGFALYRFPQGDRNRARRRVWEVRTKRDKWKACDNSRLCEVHFESDQFEPLRKGPKKLKCTAVPTLFLHCADKKKRKPPKIRKVDSTPTTFPADSVLVAASSQGCPSHQMDSSLLTPPSDSVLVAASYQRCPSEQTDSRPATSPDTVLMAASCQRCPSEQTDSRPATSPDTVLMAASCQRCPSEQTDSRPATSPDTVLMAASCQRCPSEQTDSRPATSPDTVLMAASCQRCPSEQVNFFAIYSSISCLVAAYTD, from the exons atgggggcttgcagcgcagtaggctgctctaactcgctgaagaaagggttcgccctTTACCGTTTTCCTCAAGGCGACAGGAATCGAGCACGGCGCCGCGTTTGGGAAGTACGAACGAAGCGGGATAAATGGAAAGCCTGCGACAActcccgcctttgtgag GTTCACTTCGAGTCTGATCAGTTTGAGCCCCTTCGCAAAGGACCGAAGAAGCTCAAGTGCACAGCTGTTCCGACGCTGTTTCTGCATTGCGCGGACAAGAAGAAGCGGAAACCTCCTAAGATAAGAAAG GTCGATTCAACACCAACGACCTTTCCTGCTGATTCTGTGCTTGTGGCTGCCTCAAGTCAAGGGTGCCCATCTCACCAG ATGGATTCAAGCCTCCTGACCCCTCCTTCTGATTCTGTGCTCGTGGCGGCCTCATATCAAAGATGCCCATCTGAACAG ACCGATTCAAGGCCAGCGACCTCCCCTGATACTGTGCTCATGGCTGCCTCATGTCAAAGGTGCCCATCTGAACAG ACCGATTCAAGGCCAGCGACCTCCCCTGATACTGTGCTCATGGCTGCCTCATGTCAAAGGTGCCCATCTGAACAG ACCGATTCAAGGCCAGCGACCTCCCCTGATACTGTGCTCATGGCTGCCTCATGTCAAAGGTGCCCATCTGAACAG ACCGATTCAAGGCCAGCGACCTCCCCTGATACTGTGCTCATGGCTGCCTCATGTCAAAGGTGCCCATCTGAACAGGTAAACTTCTTCGCTATTTACTCTAGCATCAGTTGTTTGGTTGCGGCATATACTGACTAG